A window of Nonomuraea angiospora genomic DNA:
TGGGGGCCACGGTCGCCACCAGCGTGACGAGGAGGGTGCCCAGCAGCAGCGCCGCCCCTTCGACCCAGCGGAGCGGGTGGACGTTCCACGGCATCCGGGTCGTGCGGATCGCGAGCAGGAACGGCGTGACCACGAGCACGCCCATCGCGTCGCCCGTCCACCACACCGACCACGCGGGCCAGAACTCGCCGGGCCGCAGCCCGCCGGCGAGCACCAGCGAGCCGGCGCCCACGGTCGGGCTGACCAGCATCCCGGCGAAGGCGCCGAGGAACACCAGGGCGAGCGCGTCACGCAGCCGGTCCAGTTCGATGCGGAAGCCCACGCGCTCGAGCAGGAGGTAGGCGCAGACCGGCGCGAGCGTGTTCCCCGCGGAGATGCCCAGGACGGCCCCGATCGTCGGCCCGATCGACACGTTGACCAGGAAGGCGCCGAGGGTGATGCCCGGCCAGACCCGGAGGCCGAGGAGGAGCAGGGCGGCCAGCGCGATTCCCGTCGAGGGCCACAGCGGCGTCACCTGCCCTCGGACCAGCTGTTGTTGCAACCCCAGCTTGCCGGCGACGAAATAGGTGATCGCGACGGCGAGAATTTTCACGGCCGTCATGGCATGATCCCGTAGCCCATACTGGACGGCCACAGCCCTCATAGGAACACCTCCGGCCCCACCGAATCGGCGCCCGGTCTGGCGCGTACCGCCGCAACAGTCGTCTCTGCCCTCACCTGGCCGTACAGTCTTGGATGACCGGCCTTGTTTCAAACTAGTCATAATCCCACCAGGTGGGACCCAATGCCGGGTAATCGACATATACGTCAAAAGCGATATCGCCATAGAAAAAGGAAAAGATGCCCCGTCGCGGTGAGATTCTTTTTTATCCGGTGCGTCTCGGGGCATGATGCTGGCAGAGGCCGTTGATCGAGTGATCTGTATTCGCCGCAGCCCTGCACCTGGGCCCCGTGCGCACTTACCGCCGCCCTCGTCAGCCTTCGCCGTACGCCTCGGCGAACACCGAGAGCGCGACGTCTGGCCGGCAAGCGGCCACGATCCTGATGTCCGGCTGCCCAAGAGCCTCTATGGCGTGCTCACGGCAGGCCGATACGGGCCCGTGACCGAAGTCAGGGTGCCAGAGTTCCACAATCGGCTCCGAGGCGCAGTCGTCGGTCCCGCAGGCGAGGTCCTCGCGGATCACCAGGGACGAATGGCTGTTCATGGCCGCGTACGCGTCAGCAGTCAACGCCGCAAGCAGCCCCTTCGCACGCGCCGCGGTGCGCTCGGCAGGCGAGGGAGCACCCACCGCCACCGCATGCGCGTCCACTAGCGCCATGTCGAAGACGTCGAGGCGTTGCGCCGGCGATGTCTGCTCGATCTCGTCGAGCCGGCCCCGAAGGGCGGCCAGGCGTGGCGCTTGTTCTGATGTCTCCTCTGATGCCATGAGCACGGCACGGACACACTGCACGAACTGGTCCCCGCGGCGGTTCCACCAGGTGAGCTTGCGCTGTCGTTCATCACTCAGCCCGGCCAGCCCCGGCCACTTGCGCCGGGCGCCTTGCCTGGTCATCCCGGCCGCGTCCCCGATCGCGGGATAGTCGGCGCCGTACTGTGCCGCCGACAGCGCGGCGGACGCCGCAAGTTGGTCCGCGCTGTCGCGGATCGCCAGCAATGAGGTCAGCGCGGCCAGCCACATCTGCCGCAGGTCCGCGTCCGGCGCATCGGAGCCAGGCCCCGCATCCGGTTGGAGCTGCAGCATTTCCCGTACCGCCGTCCACGCAAGCTGCTCGACGGCGGTGGTCAAATCGGCGCATTGCGCGTCGGACATGTCTCGCACGGCGACCCCTTGACAACAGTTGTTTACGACATCACCATGATGCGGGCGACAACATCTGTTGTCAACGGCGACCAGAAGGTGAAACATGAGATTATTGGTCATTGGCGGAACGTCGTTCGTCGGACGCACCATCGTGGGCGACGCCCTCGGCCGGGGACACGAGATCACGACCTTCAACCGCGGGCTGACCGGCAAGGACATCGACGGCGTCGAGGCGCTTCGCGGCGACCGGTCCACGGACGAGGGTGTCCAGCTACTCGCCGGGCGGAGCTTCGATGCGGTCATCGACCCGGGCGGCCAGGTGCCGGCGCACGTCCTGCGCACCGCACAGGCGATGGCCGACTCCGCCCCCTTCTACGCGTTCGTCTCGACCACCGCCGTCTACCAGGCCTGGAACACTGCTTCGCTGGACGAGTCGGCCGCGACCTGGCCTGGCGTCCCGGACCAGGACGGCGACCCTGCCGACCTCGAGAAATTGCGCGTTCACAAACGCGGCTGCGAACTGGCGGTCGAGCAGACCTACGGGCTTGACGCCGGCCTGGTCGCGCGCGCCGGGTCGATCGTGGGACCGCACGACAACCTGGGCCAGCTGCCGTGGTGGCTCACCAGGATCGCCGAGGGCGGCCGTATGATCGCGCCCGGCGACCCAGGGCGCGGCCTGCAACTCATCGACGTGCGTGATCTCTCGGCCTTCGTCCTGGACCAGGTGGAGGCGCAGGCAGGCGGCATCCACAATGTCGTCCCGGACGGGCCGAACACCACGATGGGCCGGCTGCTCGGCGACTGTGTGCAGGCAACTGGTTCGGACGCCGATCCTGTGTGGGTGGATGAGGGTTTCCTGCTCTCGCAAGGGGTGCTGCCATGGGCCGAGCTCCCCCTGTGGATCCCGGACGTACCGGACACCGCCGGTTTCTGGGCCGTGTCCGGCGCTTCAGCGAAAGCAGCAGGACTGCGCACCCGCCCGTTCGGCGACTCCGTCCGAGACACCTGGCAGTGGCTGAGGTCAGGCGGCGAGGTCCGCACCGCGCCCGGCGTCCCGCCACTCGGCCTCGCCGGCGAGAAGGAGCAGCAGGTGCTGGCCGCGTGGGATGCCCGACTGTCCGAAGGCAGCTGAGCTCCCCGGTCGGAGGCCGGCCGTCCGGAACGGGCGACGCGAGGACCGCGCCGCCCACCACGGCGAGGAGATCGGCCGGCTGAACGCCGCACCGGTCCGGCTATGGCTGCGGCGACTTCGGGATCCAGGGTGAGGGACATGTTAGGTTCCGTTCGATTCAAGTCCGCCAGGCGGTCGGCGCAAGGACGACGACCTTGCCGGACACGGCGCCGGCGGCGACTTCCGCGTGGAACGCCGGGAGGTCCTCGAGCTGGATCCGGCGGCTGATGTCGATGTGAAGTTCGCCTCGGTCGATCGCCGCCACGAGGCCGGCGAGCTGCTTGGCGTCACTCCGGACGAAGACGTTGACCCCGCGAACCTGGCGCTCTTCGTCGCTCGGCGCCTGCATCCACACCGTGGTGTTGACCACGGCCCCGCCGGACCGCACGAGAGCGGCCTGCTCGGCGAGCTGCGAGGGCTCGATCGGTGCGAGGTTGAGCAGGAGGTCGACCGGCTGGGTCACCGCATCCACCACGTCGGTCGCGGTGTGGTCGAGGACCTCGTCGGCACCGGCGGCCCGGACCCGCTCCGCGCTGCGCGGGCTCGCCGTGGCGATGACGTACGCGCCGGCGTTCTTCGCCAGCTGCACCGCGTAGGCGCCGACAGCGCCTCCGGCGCCGGTGATGAGCACGCGCTGCCCGGCGGTGAGCTCGCCGAGTTCGAACAGTGCCTGCCATGCGGTCAGGCCCACCAGTGGCAGGGCCGCCGCGTCAGCGAGCGGCACGCTCGAAGGCGCGGCCGTCAGGACCTCGGCGGGCGCGATGACGTACTCGGCAGCCGCGCCGTCGCCGATCATCGGGAGGAATCCGACGACCTCGTCACCGACCGCCACCGCATCGACGCCGTCACCGAGCGCGTCGACCGTTCCGGCGACGTCGATGCCAGGCGTGTGGGGGAGCGTCACCGGGAACGGGCCCTGGAGACCACCGCCGCGGATACCGGCGTCGACCGGGTTGAACGACGTCGCCGCGACCCGGATGCGAACCTCACCAGCGCCGGGGACGGGCAGCGCCACGTCCTCGTAGCGCAGGACATCGGCATCGCCGTACTCGTGGAATCGCACTGCCTTCATGACGAACTTCTTTCTTCGAAAGGCGCAATGTGCTTCGAATTCGAAGCACTGAGGTGAAGCTAGCACTGCTTCGAGTTCGAAGCAAGTACGATTGCCGCATGACCGAAGAAGCGTCCCCTCCGCCGCTCGATCCCGCCGAACTCGGTGCGTACTTCGCGCTGATCGAGGTGAGCAGCCTGCTGCGCCACACGGTGGAGCAGCAGTTGCGCGACGCCGGCGACCTCAGCTACGTCCAGTTCCAGCTCTTGGCCACACTCGGGGACACGGCGGACGGCACCCAGCGCATGACCGAGCTGGCAGACGGGGTTGTGTACAGCCGCAGCGGCCTGACCTACCAGGTGGGGCTGCTGGAGAAGGCCGGACTCGTCGCCCGCAGTCCGTCCGCGGAGGACGACCGGGGCGTGACGGTGACCATCACCGAGGCGGGACGGGACGTGCTCGCCAGGGTGTTCCCCGGTCACATCGACGTCCTGCGGCAGCTCTTCCTCGAACCGCTCGCGCGCGAGGACATCGACAGCCTCGCTCGTGTCCTCACCGTCGTCCGCGATCACATGCGCTCCATCCCGCCTCGGTCGGCGAAGCCGCGCCGGAAGAGCGCCGTACGCCAGAGCCCCACTGGCGGCGGAGCCTGATCGCACCCCGGTCCCATCGCCGGGACAACGAGCGCCGCGGGATCATCCGAGCAGGCGCGAGCGGCGGATTCGGGCATCCGGGTCTACGGCGTCGGCGATCGCCGGGACCGCTTCCGGACATCCGCCGGCAGCGCATCCGGCACGCCGGCCGCGCCCTCGACCCACGAGCCCGGCGTCGAGCCGGCGTCGGCGATCGACCAGACAGATCGTGCCCGAGCGAACCCTGCTTCGATCCGTTCACGGGGGAACAGGCTGAGCGGCGCAACCGCGTGGTAGATGAAGTCGCCCGGCGGGGCCACAACGGCCCCGGTGCGCCTGACCGGTGCGCCCGCCACGTGGCGGATCTCCATCATCACGATCGGGGCGTCGGCTGCCGCGGCCGTCGAGAGGAGCGCTTCGGCGATGTCAGGGGTCGATGCGTCGAGCCACCGCGCGTCACCGATGGCCGGGGTTGCCGTAGGTGGATCGAGGTGGATCCGCGCAAGTCCCGCCGCGTCGGTCGGGCCCCAGCTGTCGGAGACAGGCTCCGCTGCCGCCCGCATCGCGTCGAGCAGCGGAGTCGCCGCGACGGGCCCGTCAGGATCGGCGATCGCGAGGTGAACTGCGACCCTCCCGTGCAGTTCCTCCGGGAACGGGGGCAGAGGCGGCACGTGGAGCACCGCGATGCTGGAGGAAACGCCGCTGCCGACTGTCCCGATGGTGCTCGACCATGCTGCGATGAGTTTCGGTAGCGCGTCGGCATGCCACAGCAGTGCTCCGGCATGGAGGTCCGCCGCTGGGACGAGGTCGAACTCCAGACCGATGCCGCCGCCGAAGGTGTAACCGGACACGGACACGCTCGGGGCTGAGCCGGCTAATCCGAGCAAGCCGTGCCGTTCGGCGGCGGCGTTCACCGCAGACCAGGTTGCGCCGGCCCCGACCACGGCGACGCGCGACTCAGGGTCGATCGACACGTCGGTGAGCCTCGACGTGTCGAGGAGGACCGACCCTTTGCCCACCGGCGCGCCGGCCCCGTGGCCGGTCGCCTGCGGCACGATCTCGAGCGGCGTGCCCGACGACTGCGCAAGCGCAGCCACCTCATCGAGCGTCGGCGCGATGTCCTCCGGACGGGAGACGACCGCGACCCGCGCGGGTCGCTGCTTGATGGACGAGTTGTGGGGGCGGGTTGCGGCGGCGTAGCCGTCTGAGTCCACGTCAACGAGCATGCGATCATCGTACGGGAATAGCGGAGGTTTTCCTCCGCTTAAAGCCGTCACGTACTCAGATTGGATGACTCATGACTCATCTTCAGCAGCCCATCGCCGTGATCGGGGCGACCGGACAGCAGGGCGGCAGCGTGGTGGATGCCCTGCTCGCACAGAAGCAAGCAGTTCGCGCCCTGGTTCGCGACACCGAATCCGCAGGCGCGCGTGCTCTCCGGGCCCGCGGCGTGGAGGTCGTCGTCGCCGACCAGGAGAACGGCGAATCGCTCCGGCGAGCACTCACCGCGGTCGCAGCACTGTTCTTCATGACGACGTTCGAGGGAGCAGACGGCACTGAGGGCGAGACGCGCCGCGGTGTGACCGTCGCGGATGCCGCAGCACGCGCGGGCGTGCCGCACGTCGTGTACTCGTCGGTCGGCGGGGCAGAGCGAGCGACAGGGATCCCGCACTTCGAGAGCAAGCACCGGGTCGAGCAGCGGCTTGTCGAGGTCGTGCCGGCGAAGTTCGTCCGTCCGACGTTCTTCATGGAAAACCTGGCGCCGCAGCTCGCCGACGGCGGGAGTGGGGAGTTGGTGCTTCGCCTGCCGGTTTCAGGTGACGTTCCGCTCCAGATGATCGCCGTTCGCGACATCGGCGCCGCCGCCGCGCGTCTCTTGATCGACCCTGATGCGATCGATGGCAATGCGGTCGAACTCGCCGGCGACGAGCTCACCATGGCTCAGGTGGCCGACCGGGTCGCGTCCGAGCTCGGCCGACCGACACGGTACGAAGGACTGCCGATCGATGTGCTCGGTGATGACGAGGACATGCGAGCGATGTTCCAGTGGTTCACCACCGTCCCCGCCTACCAGGCCGACTTCGACGTCACGCGCCACCTCGTCCCCGACGTGCGCGACCTCGCGGCATGGGTCTCCGACCAGGGTCCCGGCGCGCGCCGGGACTGACGCGTCGGACTAACCGCGATCGGGTGCGATGCCGCGCAGGAACACCGCGCGCTGTTCGGCGGCCGCCTCGGCCCAGCCGGGCACGTTCGACATCGGCTGCGCGAGCATCGCCCCGAAACGCACCACGGTCCCCGCATTCACATCCGTACGGACCGAACCGTCCTGATGGCCGCGCTCGAGGATGGCACCCATGACTTGCTGCATGCGCGCGCGCAGCTCCGCGGACTCGGTGCCCTCGGTCATGGGCGCTCCGTGGAGCGGAAGCACCAGTTCGTCTCGATGAGCGAAGGTTTGATGGAGGAACCGGCTGATCGAGTCATGACCGGTATCGCCGGACGCCAGCGCGTCCTCGGCCTCCGCCAGGATCAGACGATAGGCGCGGACCGCCATCGCCTCAAGCAGCGCCTCCCGGTTCGGGTAGCGACGGTAGAGCGTCCCGATCCCGACCCCCGCGTCGGCAGCGATCTGCTCCAGCGGAACGAACTTACCCTCGGCCAGCCCCGCACGCGCGGCCGCAGCAATCAGCCGCTCAGCGTTCTCCGCCGCGTCCTTCCGGAGCTTGCGCTTTCGGGTGGAGGTCATGAACAACACATCCTACGTGAGCAGGGGTGTCTCATGCACGGCGGATCCGACGATCAAGGAGACGCCAGATGGCCGACACCGTGCGTGCTCCACCTGCCGCGCGGCAGCTTCCATCGGGGCCTGCACGGGCCGGTCACGCCGCCGTCGAACTCCTGCATCAGCGACACGGCGTGCGGTGGCCTGAGCTGATGAGGGCCTCGAAGACCTCCGATAGCGGGGGAGTCCTCGCTACCGGGGGCTCGCCCTCCTCGTCATGACCCTTGAGTCTGGCGGTGCAACACGAGACACGCTCGTCGCGAAGGCCCCGCAACCCCGACGAGCCGGATCGGGAGGAGGACATCCCCTGAAGAACGCGGTGACCGGCATGCGGGACAGCCGAACTTCGCCGGAAATCGGGGTGAAACTATCTGGCGGGTCCGGACAGGTACGGGGTGTCGGACCTATCGGATGAGAGAAGGCAGCGTGACCCACCATGACCGCAAGCAGCGCTTCGAGGTGATTTACGTTGCCAACTATGACGACATCCTTGCCTATGTCCGGCGGCGTACCGACTCCCACGAGGATGCCGCCGATGCCCTCGCTGAGACGTTCGCCACGGCCTGGCGCCGGCTGGACGACATCCCCGAGGGGCGGGACGCACGCCTGTGGCTGTTCGGCGTGGCCCGCCGGGTGCTGGCCAACGGCCGCCGCGCCGAGTCGCGCCGCAGCGAGCTGGTGGAGCGGCTCGGTCACCAGCTCGCCGTGTGGGCGGAGCACACCGAGGCCGACGAGAGCCTGGCGGGCCTCCAGGAGGCGTTCGCGCGGCTGAGCCCCGACGACCGGGAGATCCTCGCGCTGGCCGGCTGGGAGGGGCTGAGCGCCGACGAGATCGCCACCGTCCTGGGCTGCTCGCGGGCCAACGCCCGGCTGCGGCTGCATCGGGCCCGCAAACGGCTGGCCAAACACCTGAACGCGGCCGGCGTCGACATGGCCCGCATCGGCCTGCGTGCCATCGCGATGACGAAGGGGGCTATGTGATGCACGAGATCGACCGCCTGGTGGCCGGCATCGCGCCCGATCCCGGTCCCGGCATGACGCCGATCGCCAGGGAACTGCTCGAGGAGATCACCTCCGTCCCCGTCCCCGAGCGTCGCCGCAGTTGGTTCGCCCTTCCACGGCCGCGCAGGTGGGCGGCCGTGCCGGTGCTGGCCACGCTGGCGGCCCTGCTGTCCTTCGGCGTCGCTCAGGCGCCCGCCTCCGCCGCGCTCGACATCGAACTGGTGGACGACCACTACGTGATCACGGTGAAGGACCTGCTGGCCGAGCCCGAGGTGTACCAGCGGGAGCTGCGGGCCAGGGGCCTGGACATCACGCTCAACCTGGTGCCGACCTCCGCGAGCCAGACGGGCCAGATGATCGTGATCAACGACATGGATCGGTTGCGGTCCGGCAAACCGGTGCCCGGCGACGGCCCGATCACCACGATCGACGCTCCGGGGTTGTGCGAGCGGTTCGCCGCCTGCCCTGTGGGCCTGAAGGTGCCGGTCGACTTCGACAAGAAGGCCGAGGTCTTTCTCGGCAGGCGGGCCCTGCCCGGGGAGAGGTACAAGATGCCGCCCGGCATCGCGTTGCCCGGCGAGCCTCTGCACTGCGTGGACTACGTCAACAAGAGCGTCGCCGAGATCTCGGCCCTGCTGCGCGAGCGGGGCGTCACACCCTCGTACATCCAGCACGGCAAGCGTGCGGCCCCCTCCGCCCCCGGCGGCTGGTACGTGCACGACGGCGTCATGAGCGCCGACGGCCAGGCCCTCCTGCTGGTCGGCGCCGAGCCCAGCACCCAGCGCAGCCCGGTGCCGCAGTCCCGCTGCTGATCCCGGCCCGGCAGTGAGAGCTGCCACCCGGAGCGCGCGCGGCTGAGCGCGCGCCCATCACCGCCATGTGTCGTCCTCGGCATGCGCGGACCCCTGTCATGCCCCCACGATCGGATTTCGCGTGCTCACCGACACCCGGGTGGCGCTGCCCTCGCAGCGCCGCCTGTCCGCCCTCGCCGACCACCGCGTCTTCGCCGCGTTGCTGCTCCTGGCCGCCGTGTTGCGGGTGGTGACGATACTCGGCTACCGCCCCGTCACGCTCTACTGGTACGACTCCTTCACCTACCTCGACACCGCCGTGCACCCGGCTCCGTCGGCGACGTTCCACCCGATCGGCTACCCGCTGCTGCTGCGGGCGCTGCTGCCGTTCCACAGCGTGGAGCTGGTCGCGGCCGTCCAGCACGTCATCGGCCTGAGCACCGGCATGCTGCTCTACGCGGTGCTGCGCCGCAGGTCGGCGCCCGGCTGGGCGGCGGCGTCGGCGACGGTGCCGCTGCTGTTCGATGCCTCCTTCCTGCGGCTGGAGCATGCCGTCCTGTCCGACGCGCAGTTCATCTTCCTTGTCGTGGCCGGGCTGGCCGTGCTGATGTGGTCGCCGCGGTTGTCCGTGCGCGCCGCCGCCGGAGCGGGTCTGCTGTTCGCCGCGGCCGCGCTGACCAGGACGATCGCGCTGCCGCTGCTCCTGCTCGTCGTGCTCGTGCTGGCCGGGCGACGCGTGGGGTGGCGGCCGCTGGCCGCGCTGGTTCTGGCCGGTGCGCTGCCCCTGACCGGGTACGCCGCCTGGTACGCCCAGCACCACGGCCGTTTCGCCATCAGCGGCGCCGACGGGGTCGCCCTGTGGGCGCGCACGATGACGTTCGCCGACTGCGCCCGCATCCAGCCGCCGCCCGATCTGGCGCGCCTGTGCCCCAACGGGACGAAGGTGGATGCGGCCTCCGAGTACGTGTGGGCCCCCGGAGCCTCAATCAACCGGCTGCCCGGCGACCGCTTCACGCACAACGACCTGGCCCGCTCGTTCGCGCTCGACGCGATCCTCGCCCAGCCGCTGGACTACCTGGGCGACGTCGTACGCGACACCGCCATCGCCTTCTCCTGGACGCCGATCCCGCACCCCGCCCGCACCACCCCGGCGTTCGGCTTCAGGAGCGGGCACTGGGAGCTGCCCGACCAGCCACTGATCGACAAGGTCAAACGGGAGTACGACCCGGACATCCGCGGCCTGTCGTCGGTGTCGCCGTACGCGGATCTCCTCATCGCCTACCAGCACGCCGCCTACCTGCGCGGCCCGGTCCTGGGCCTGATCCTCCTGCTGGGCGTGGTCGCCGCGGTCCGGCGGCCCCGCGTGGCGCTGCTGCCGTGGGCCGTGGCGATGGGCCTGCTGATCGGCCCGGTCGCGGTTTTGGACTTCGA
This region includes:
- a CDS encoding NmrA/HSCARG family protein encodes the protein MTHLQQPIAVIGATGQQGGSVVDALLAQKQAVRALVRDTESAGARALRARGVEVVVADQENGESLRRALTAVAALFFMTTFEGADGTEGETRRGVTVADAAARAGVPHVVYSSVGGAERATGIPHFESKHRVEQRLVEVVPAKFVRPTFFMENLAPQLADGGSGELVLRLPVSGDVPLQMIAVRDIGAAAARLLIDPDAIDGNAVELAGDELTMAQVADRVASELGRPTRYEGLPIDVLGDDEDMRAMFQWFTTVPAYQADFDVTRHLVPDVRDLAAWVSDQGPGARRD
- a CDS encoding MASE1 domain-containing protein codes for the protein MTAVKILAVAITYFVAGKLGLQQQLVRGQVTPLWPSTGIALAALLLLGLRVWPGITLGAFLVNVSIGPTIGAVLGISAGNTLAPVCAYLLLERVGFRIELDRLRDALALVFLGAFAGMLVSPTVGAGSLVLAGGLRPGEFWPAWSVWWTGDAMGVLVVTPFLLAIRTTRMPWNVHPLRWVEGAALLLGTLLVTLVATVAPINLLFLVFPFLIWSALRFQLLGAAACALIASTVAIVSAAQHSGPFAQHGLLLNMIALQAFNGSAALTALLLAAIISERDKAHQNIKDVCTRLNEVAHRLARDKKLVIRLPPPRAGERSRDRSQ
- a CDS encoding RNA polymerase sigma factor, which codes for MTHHDRKQRFEVIYVANYDDILAYVRRRTDSHEDAADALAETFATAWRRLDDIPEGRDARLWLFGVARRVLANGRRAESRRSELVERLGHQLAVWAEHTEADESLAGLQEAFARLSPDDREILALAGWEGLSADEIATVLGCSRANARLRLHRARKRLAKHLNAAGVDMARIGLRAIAMTKGAM
- a CDS encoding NADP-dependent oxidoreductase, whose protein sequence is MKAVRFHEYGDADVLRYEDVALPVPGAGEVRIRVAATSFNPVDAGIRGGGLQGPFPVTLPHTPGIDVAGTVDALGDGVDAVAVGDEVVGFLPMIGDGAAAEYVIAPAEVLTAAPSSVPLADAAALPLVGLTAWQALFELGELTAGQRVLITGAGGAVGAYAVQLAKNAGAYVIATASPRSAERVRAAGADEVLDHTATDVVDAVTQPVDLLLNLAPIEPSQLAEQAALVRSGGAVVNTTVWMQAPSDEERQVRGVNVFVRSDAKQLAGLVAAIDRGELHIDISRRIQLEDLPAFHAEVAAGAVSGKVVVLAPTAWRT
- a CDS encoding MarR family winged helix-turn-helix transcriptional regulator, whose product is MTEEASPPPLDPAELGAYFALIEVSSLLRHTVEQQLRDAGDLSYVQFQLLATLGDTADGTQRMTELADGVVYSRSGLTYQVGLLEKAGLVARSPSAEDDRGVTVTITEAGRDVLARVFPGHIDVLRQLFLEPLAREDIDSLARVLTVVRDHMRSIPPRSAKPRRKSAVRQSPTGGGA
- a CDS encoding NAD-dependent epimerase/dehydratase family protein, whose translation is MRLLVIGGTSFVGRTIVGDALGRGHEITTFNRGLTGKDIDGVEALRGDRSTDEGVQLLAGRSFDAVIDPGGQVPAHVLRTAQAMADSAPFYAFVSTTAVYQAWNTASLDESAATWPGVPDQDGDPADLEKLRVHKRGCELAVEQTYGLDAGLVARAGSIVGPHDNLGQLPWWLTRIAEGGRMIAPGDPGRGLQLIDVRDLSAFVLDQVEAQAGGIHNVVPDGPNTTMGRLLGDCVQATGSDADPVWVDEGFLLSQGVLPWAELPLWIPDVPDTAGFWAVSGASAKAAGLRTRPFGDSVRDTWQWLRSGGEVRTAPGVPPLGLAGEKEQQVLAAWDARLSEGS
- a CDS encoding FAD-binding oxidoreductase, translated to MLVDVDSDGYAAATRPHNSSIKQRPARVAVVSRPEDIAPTLDEVAALAQSSGTPLEIVPQATGHGAGAPVGKGSVLLDTSRLTDVSIDPESRVAVVGAGATWSAVNAAAERHGLLGLAGSAPSVSVSGYTFGGGIGLEFDLVPAADLHAGALLWHADALPKLIAAWSSTIGTVGSGVSSSIAVLHVPPLPPFPEELHGRVAVHLAIADPDGPVAATPLLDAMRAAAEPVSDSWGPTDAAGLARIHLDPPTATPAIGDARWLDASTPDIAEALLSTAAAADAPIVMMEIRHVAGAPVRRTGAVVAPPGDFIYHAVAPLSLFPRERIEAGFARARSVWSIADAGSTPGSWVEGAAGVPDALPADVRKRSRRSPTP
- a CDS encoding TetR/AcrR family transcriptional regulator, whose translation is MTSTRKRKLRKDAAENAERLIAAAARAGLAEGKFVPLEQIAADAGVGIGTLYRRYPNREALLEAMAVRAYRLILAEAEDALASGDTGHDSISRFLHQTFAHRDELVLPLHGAPMTEGTESAELRARMQQVMGAILERGHQDGSVRTDVNAGTVVRFGAMLAQPMSNVPGWAEAAAEQRAVFLRGIAPDRG